TTAAATTGAATAGTGGGCACTAGGGTTGCGGTGATATACCGGTTTCAAGCTATACTGTGATATATaagttgatggttatcatactgtgAACATTTGGTTATCTGCAatatagaaaagaaaatgcagctgGCCATTGACTCTCCCCTTTATATTAGGTATTTTCTCAGGGGAGAGTTTTTTTACACATACGTGCAACAACAAAATGGTTTTAAGtgtcaattatagtaataaaacatttgttcaaccatCAGTGACTCTTCCATGTTCATTCCTTTAACGGTtcttctgactgataataagatAACTTCTTCAATACCATGAAACCGTGATATTTTCTGTTATCGTACAGagaaaatctcataccattgcaaccctAGTAGGCACTGAATGTAAAGAGAACATTACATACGCTACATCAAGGCTGCATCTGAAATGGCGCACCATGCACTACATAACCaatatacagtatctcacataggtgagtacacccctcccatttttggaaatattttattatatcttttcatgggacaacactacagaaatgacactttgatataacttaaagtagtcagtgtacagcttgtatagtagcatagatttaccttcctctgaaaattactcaaaacacagccatcaacatctaaacagctggcaacataagtgagtacaccccacagtgaacatattttgtataaatatatatatatttgggtCATTATCACGTTGGAAAACTTGATAATGAAAACTTGCAGcccagtttctgaagaggggcgatcatgctctgcttggaattcatgtttccccaGAGCCGGCAGGACTCATGctgccccaaaccatgatgctgccaccactatacttgactgtaagcatgggacagttgtcttggtgctctttcagcatgtgtggcacattggtgaagagcaccaagacaactgtcccttgcctgCAGTCAAGTATAgcggtggcagcatcatggtttggggctgcatgagtgctgccggctctggggagctcggttcatttagggaaacatgaattccaagcagagcatgatcgcccctcttcagaaactgggctgcaatgcagttttccagcatggtaatgacccaaaacacacctagaagatgacaactgccttgctcaggaagctgaaggtgaaggtgatggactggccaagtatgtatccagccctaaactcacctgtgcacctgtgggccatcctcaagctgaaggtggggtagcgcaaggtgtcttcacatccatctgctccatgatgtcatcatggaggagtgggagaggattcctgaagcaacctgtgagctctggtgaattccatgcccaaaagggttaaggcagtgctagataataatggttggcgcacaaaatattgacaatgtggacatgttcactgtggggtgtactcacttatgttgccagctgtttagatgttgatggctgtgttttgagtaattttcagaggaaggtaaatctatactactatacaagctgtacactgactactttaagttatatcaaagtgtcatttctatagtgttgtcacatgaaaagatataataaaatatttccaaaaatgagaggggtgtactcacctatgtgagatactgtatgtaCTATTGTTCAACATACCTTTGTCAACATAAACAGCAGAGTATCTTTCTCGACGCACTGAGCTGTAATTACCATGTCACTTCCTCAGAGCCTCCTTGCTGGTTGGACAAGCATAACCATAGTAACCTGTGCCAACAACAGCCTTACTGGCAATATAAAAAGCTATATTACTCCTAGCAAAGTGAAATCTTACAGTTCTTACATACCTACATTCAAAATGAAGCATTACTGACATTACAAAGCTGTCTTGGTCGCTGTCCGATATGGCATTGTCGGACATTTATACCGGCACAGTGTCCAGTGTTTGCGTTCTGTAATATTCACTcaaaatagtttgacatttcgGGACATATTAAAAAATCTCACGTACCGTTTTAGCTCACTTAATAGCAAGTTAGTATGCAATTTCAGACACAGCCCAAGCTGCTAATCCatagactgtttaaaaaaaaccaaacaccatccaaatctgtgtttttgtgacgAAATCTCATTTCAGTTTCTCTTGCACACTTCTGTTGATGAATAGTGTGTAAAGGCAAGAAGTAATGTAGACACTGGCAAAGAAACAATCTGAATATTTGCTATTGTTTAAAGCAAGTCTGATGACTCACATTTTACCAATAGTCTCTAACAAGGCAGGGTGTAGGAGCTAAAGGATTAGTTATAGAGTGGGTAGGAAACTGCAGTCTTGATATTCAGAATGAATgccagtgtcaaagaaggtggCAGCAGTTCAGAGGTCTGACACAAGGCATGACAAAACAGTCCTGTATTTGCTGCAGCAGCCTTCTTGTCCCATCAGTGCCCCTGTTGAGTGAATTTAAACATACTTGTTGAAGTTTCTGTCAGTGAGATTGCAagcaaaacacactgacagtgaaatGATAGTTGAACTTCAGTAATGTGGTGTATCACTAAATCAACAGCTTGAGTTTTgtgtaaagttttgtttttctctcaccaGGGTTACTCCACAAAGACCAGATTTGGTTTCCGCCGTGGGAAGACAGCCAGAGACCAGATCAAAGAAGCAGCGTTTGAGCCAGCAACAGATACCGCCATTAAAAGTAATCACTATTACATACGCTAGTTTAATATACTGTTGCATGCTGTTACATACACTGTGCTGATACATAACTGGAGTACTATGCTATCCCCTCTCTTAACAAGCTAAATTATGATGAGATCATATAGTTTGGATCCTTCAGCTAATGCCAGATgcctctgtgttcatctgttttgAGTATTCAAGTTTGTGACATCCTAGGAGAATTTGTGTTAAATAATAACTGTCGTGTCCACAGTTGACAGCATGGGACGAATGATCCTGGCTGGAGGTGCAGCAGTTGGTCTTGGAGCTCTGTGCTACTATGGACTCGGCATGTCCAATGAAATCGGTGCCATTGAGAAAGCAGTGTGAGTAACagctttttaattttgtttagaGGCACAGGTCAGTTTAAAGTGTTCATCTTCTAAAGGCTGATTGACAGTTGTACTTAGGCTCTACGCAGAGCCCACATGCAGCCTTGGCAAAtggcctacgccattgtgagcatttatactacATTCATACCACTGGTGTGTTTGCATCGCTCTGCTATAACATTACCAAAGtgctagtcggcggtggagttTCTCTGCCGCTGTGTTGAGTTTCTTTGTGTACTTTGAACAATGGCAAATGAAACTGAGTGGATGATGTTGGCATTGGAGATAATACATGTCGAACAACAGTTATTTGCTCTGAAGTTACTGCCACACAGCACTTGTAATTTGGCAAAGATGAGTCgcagaaatatatatatgtaaggactagggatgggaattgataggattttatcGATATCAATGCTattatcgattctgcttatcgatccgattctttatcgattcccttatcgattcctcctgtgaattaATGATTTCACCTCCTGTTGTTTGTAACCCAATACATCTGCTTTCAGAACATTTTATTATGAACCTTAAAGCCATGGTCTAGTTTAGAAAGATgatgagaaagatttgaaaaaaagcaTCCTTCTCCTTAATGTGGTCCATGCTCACGGAGAGGCAGGAGCAGCCGAAAATGCTAAATAGGACATGCGATGCTACCATTTTGACCAATGACAGTTTTCTGGGCAGGTCCAGTCAGGCTGCGGTGTAGCGTACAGCGTGGATTGAATAAACCAAGCTCTGTGTTCACCTGACTCTTTGCTGTGCGTGCAGGATCTGGCCCCAGTATGTGAAGGACAGGATCCACTCCACCTACATGTACTTCGCAGGCAGTGTTGGGCTGACAGCTCTGTCAGCTGTGGCAGTGAGCAGGACACCAGCACTTATGGGTCTGATGATGAGAGGATCCTGGCTGGTAAGCTTTAATAACCCAAGTGGATCTGACAGAGATGGACGTGTTCTTTCGGTCCTCACTGCATTTACTTTGAAATTAAATTGAAGGCTAATAACATTTTTAGGTGTATGCACAGGTTGTTAATTTGAATGCCTGATGTTTGTTCTAACAGGCGATCGGAGCAACTTTTGCTGCTATGATTGGTGCCGGCATGCTGGTCAGGTCCATTTCATATGAGCACAGCCCCATGCCCAAACACCTCGCCTGGATGCTTCATGCAGGTTTGTAAGGAAGGTCATCACTGTTGTGTTGTCCTATTCAGCCCTGTAATTTCGGTTATGTAGTTACCTCAGTTGGACACTAGAGGGCAGTCATGTAAAGGCTCAGAGAATAACAGCTGCTGTTGTATCTGAAACCTCCACACTACATCTAGACTTATGTGTGTTGTCTttgtatttgacttttttttttaattaggtGTGATGGGTGCTGTCATTGCTCCTCTGACTCTCCTGGGGGGGCCTCTGATGATCAGGGCAGCCTGGTACACTGCAGGAATCGTAGGAGGTCTCTCCACGGTGGCCATGTGCGCCCCAAGTGAGAAGTTCCTCAACATGGGCGGCCCATTGGCTGTCGGCTTTGGAGTGGTCTTCGCTTCTTCTATTGGTTagtataaagcagtttcacctcATAAACCCAGTCTCAGGTGCACTCCATGCAGCTCTGACCATGTTAGCAAAATTTTAATGAGTTAAATGACATGATGTGTACATTACTCCATTTAACGCTTAACTACAGACTATAGCCAAGTATTAACTGCCAAGTATCATGTGTTTTCCCATGATTAAGTCCCTGTTGAGCCGTGTGAGAAACTTCTTCAAGTAATGAAAATCCATAATCTACAAATCCGATGAGTAAATCACACCCAAAGT
The nucleotide sequence above comes from Epinephelus lanceolatus isolate andai-2023 chromosome 21, ASM4190304v1, whole genome shotgun sequence. Encoded proteins:
- the ghitm gene encoding growth hormone-inducible transmembrane protein, with the translated sequence MLVARLTCLRSLPLVGLRPVLSQGSSALRAPTLKACPPLLRPQQGYSTKTRFGFRRGKTARDQIKEAAFEPATDTAIKIDSMGRMILAGGAAVGLGALCYYGLGMSNEIGAIEKAVIWPQYVKDRIHSTYMYFAGSVGLTALSAVAVSRTPALMGLMMRGSWLAIGATFAAMIGAGMLVRSISYEHSPMPKHLAWMLHAGVMGAVIAPLTLLGGPLMIRAAWYTAGIVGGLSTVAMCAPSEKFLNMGGPLAVGFGVVFASSIGSMFLPPTSAFGAGLYSVAVYGGLVLFSMFLLYDTQKVIKRAETHPLYAAQKYDPINACMGIYMDTLNIFMRLVMILANGGSGRRK